In a single window of the Biomphalaria glabrata chromosome 5, xgBioGlab47.1, whole genome shotgun sequence genome:
- the LOC106074779 gene encoding tubulin alpha-1A chain-like codes for MRECISIHVGQAGVQIGNACWELYCLEHGIQPDGQMPSDKTIGGGDDSFNTFFSETGAGKHVPRAVFVDLEPTVIDEVRTGTYRQLFHPEQLITGKEDAANNYARGHYTIGKEIVDLVLDRIRKLADQCTGLQGFLIFHSFGGGTGSGFTSLLMERLSLDYGKKSKLEFAIYPAPQISTAVVEPYNSILTTHTTLEHSDCAFMVDNEAIYDICRRNLDIERPTYTNLNRLIGQIVSSITASLRFDGALNVDLTEFQTNLVPYPRIHFPLATYAPVISAEKAYHEQLSVAEITNACFEPANQMVKCDPRHGSYMACCMLYRGDVVPKDVNAAIATIKTKRTIQFVDWCPTGFKVGINYQPPTVVPGGDLAKVQRAVCMLSNTTAIAEAWARLDHKFDLMYAKRAFVHWYVGEGMEEGEFSEAREDLAALEQDYVEVGADSVQGEGEEEGEEY; via the exons ATG cgTGAGTGTATCTCTATCCACGTTGGTCAAGCTGGAGTCCAGATAGGCAATGCCTGCTGGGAGCTTTACTGTCTTGAGCACGGCATTCAGCCGGATGGTCAGATGCCGTCAGACAAAACCATCGGAGGCGGAGACGACTCCTTCAACACCTTCTTCAGCGAGACAGGGGCCGGAAAACACGTTCCCCGCGCCGTCTTTGTGGACCTCGAGCCAACAGTCATCG ATGAGGTTCGAACCGGCACCTATCGCCAGCTCTTCCATCCCGAGCAGCTGATCACAGGCAAGGAGGATGCCGCCAACAACTACGCTAGAGGTCACTACACCATCGGTAAAGAGATCGTCGACCTCGTTCTTGACCGCATCAGAAAGCTAGCTGACCAGTGTACTGGACTCCAGGGGTTTCTCATCTTCCACTCTTTTGGAGGCGGCACCGGTTCTGGGTTCACCTCCTTGTTGATGGAGAGGTTGTCTCTCGACTATGGCAAGAAGTCTAAATTGGAATTTGCCATTTATCCTGCTCCTCAG ATTTCAACAGCTGTTGTCGAGCCCTACAACTCCATCTTGACCACTCACACTACACTGGAACACTCAGACTGCGCCTTCATGGTGGACAACGAGGCCATCTACGACATCTGCCGCCGTAACCTTGACATTGAGCGCCCCACGTACACCAATTTGAACCGCCTCATAGGCCAGATTGTCTCCTCTATCACTGCTTCCCTCAGGTTTGATGGCGCCCTCAACGTAGATCTCACAGAGTTCCAGACCAACTTGGTGCCTTATCCACGTATCCACTTCCCACTGGCCACCTACGCACCTGTCATCTCAGCTGAGAAG GCTTATCATGAACAGCTGTCAGTGGCTGAGATCACCAACGCCTGCTTTGAGCCAGCCAATCAGATGGTCAAGTGTGACCCACGTCATGGAAGTTACATGGCCTGCTGTATGTTGTACAGAGGTGATGTTGTCCCCAAAGATGTCAATGCTGCCATTGCCACCATCAAGACCAAGAGAACCATCCAGTTTGTTGACTGGTGTCCAACTGGTTTCAAG GTGGGTATCAACTACCAACCCCCAACTGTTGTACCAGGAGGTGACCTAGCCAAAGTCCAGCGCGCAGTCTGCATGTTGAGCAACACCACAGCCATTGCCGAGGCGTGGGCAAGACTTGACCATAAGTTTGACCTGATGTATGCAAAACGTGCTTTCGTCCACTG gTATGTGGGTGAAGGTATGGAGGAAGGTGAGTTCTCGGAGGCTCGTGAGGACTTGGCTGCCCTGGAACAAGACTACGTGGAGGTTGGAGCGGACTCTGTGCAGGGTGAAGGGGAGGAGGAAGGAGAAGAGtattaa
- the LOC106074780 gene encoding uncharacterized protein LOC106074780 isoform X1: MMSLSTPLVDAIKQNNFRQVTLYLEAGCDANETNTSGWTPLIASMVFISNEDARARVIDQLIKAGADVNKADNRRKCPLTFACSLNQKDSVKRLLEQKSINSDSTDWNGLTPLMHASALGHDEVVRTMMEYSRTGVVSINIEVKDNDGHTALDHATHSGNSGDSVRELLQNYSEDIGAVRCPSPTGHGNEIELVEIRSVSRHGHSHFNSDSLNKTAIHPSQDRKKNDLTSEIQTWASEIKEQHLEAERLSALRPPSSLTKSASHVDKSRHKLGSERSPSSLSVPDAHHVRPHSPSRLRNRKDDHSGDEDDEDLSLESLSDLLGTVRQYAKEIHEIYAPIQKDKEERMRKKSEKMERRKSKDSASKNSKDNADRFFKPGQHEVRVEVHKIEEQLKQQIQGGGRGRVNHSKSQEPSPTHPVASLIVENEQLSSTWPRGRHRAHSHERFWSEGNIVKHNSLKASTSAAGSFRPPLPADWNQGSNLKNEKDILSKAFQRLNIPSKDPIFDYKKNASSNQQLQKQLMSSRQSVIDVAKQHLQTRQGPLPSISIIPPPSEHGGLWRSGGGVLPSAPQPEDDSQSYVLPSTPTYDTNENRDFVIPMGPVSTEDKPLRHSKNGGIGVKSSSKVGLRRRKSVEQGLGQGNVVLEKY, translated from the exons ATGATGTCGCTGTCGACCCCTTTAGTGGATGCTATTAAGCAAAATAATTTTCGACAG GTCACACTGTATCTGGAAGCCGGATGTGATGCTAACGAAACGAACACCTCTGGATGGACACCCCTGATCGCGTCTATGGTGTTTATTAGTAATGAAGATGCCAGAGCACGCGTCATTGATCAGCTGATCAAAGCTGGCGCTGACGTCAACAAGGCGGACAATCGAAGAAAATGCCCTTTGACCTTCGCCTGCTCGCTAAATCAAAAAGACAGCGTGAAACGTCTGCTAGAACAG AAATCTATTAATTCTGACTCAACAGACTGGAATGGCTTGACGCCGCTGATGCATGCTTCTGCTCTTGGTCATGATGAGGTTGTCAGAACTATGATGGAGTACTCGAGGACTGGTGTTGTGTCCATTAATATAGAAGTCAAGGACAATGACGGGCACACCGCTTTGGATCACGCCACCCATAGCGGTAATTCTGGAGACAGTGTTCGCGagttgttacagaactatagtGAAGATATTGGTGCCGTCAGATGTCCGTCGCCAACTGGTCACGGTAATGAAATAGAACTTGTAGAGATTAGATCCGTCTCTAGGCACGGACACTCACATTTTAATTCAGACTCTTTGAATAAAACAGCAATTCATCCATCACAAGATCGTAAAAAGAATGACTTGACATCAGAGATCCAGACCTGGGCGTCTGAAATTAAAGAGCAACACTTGGAGGCTGAAAGACTGTCCGCTCTGAGACCTCCATCAAGCTTGACAAAGTCTGCATCGCATGTGGACAAATCAAGACACAAACTTGGTAGTGAACGATCTCCGTCATCGCTCTCTGTTCCCGATGCCCATCACGTGCGGCCACACTCTCCGTCTAGACTCAGAAACCGGAAAGACGACCACAGCGGAGACGAAGACGATGAAGACTTAAGCCTTGAAAGTCTCTCGGACCTTTTGGGAACAGTCCGTCAGTACGCCAAAGAAATTCATGAGATCTACGCCCCGATCCAAAAAGATAAGGAGGAAAGAATGCGCAAAAAGTCTGAGAAAATGGAGAGAAGAAAAAGCAAGGACTCCGCTTCTAAGAATAGTAAAGATAATGCAGACCGTTTCTTTAAGCCAGGACAGCATGAAGTTCGCGTGGAGGTTCATAAAATCGAAGAACAATTAAAGCAACAAATTCAAGGTGGAGGTCGTGGACGGGTCAATCATTCTAAAAGCCAAGAGCCGTCTCCGACTCACCCAGTAGCCTCTTTAATTGTTGAGAACGAGCAGTTATCAAGCACTTGGCCCAGAGGGCGCCACAGAGCCCATTCGCACGAAAGATTCTGGTCTGAAGGCAACATAGTCAAACATAACTCTTTGAAAGCATCCACGTCTGCGGCAGGATCTTTCAGGCCACCGCTTCCAGCCGACTGGAACCAGGGTTCAAACCTTAAAAACGAGAAGGACATTCTAAGTAAAGCATTCCAACGTTTGAACATCCCCAGCAAAGATCCTATCTTTGACTACAAAAAGAATGCTTCATCCAACCAACAGCTACAGAAACAGCTCATGTCATCTCGCCAAAGCGTCATTGACGTGGCCAAGCAGCACCTGCAAACCCGCCAGGGACCCTTACCTAGCATTAGCATAATCCCTCCACCAAGTGAGCATGGGGGTCTCTGGCGTTCTGGAGGTGGCGTTCTGCCTTCTGCTCCCCAACCAGAAGACGACTCCCAGTCGTACGTCCTGCCATCCACGCCCACATATGATACCAACGAGAATAGGGACTTTGTCATTCCAATGGGACCTGTCTCCACAGAAGATAAACCACTTCGACACTCCAAAAACGGAGGTATAGGGGTAAAATCAAGTAGCAAGGTTGGACTTAGGAGAAGGAAATCTGTAGAGCAAGGTCTAGGTCAAGGCAACGTTGTCTTAGAGAAATATTGA
- the LOC106074780 gene encoding uncharacterized protein LOC106074780 isoform X2 codes for MHASALGHDEVVRTMMEYSRTGVVSINIEVKDNDGHTALDHATHSGNSGDSVRELLQNYSEDIGAVRCPSPTGHGNEIELVEIRSVSRHGHSHFNSDSLNKTAIHPSQDRKKNDLTSEIQTWASEIKEQHLEAERLSALRPPSSLTKSASHVDKSRHKLGSERSPSSLSVPDAHHVRPHSPSRLRNRKDDHSGDEDDEDLSLESLSDLLGTVRQYAKEIHEIYAPIQKDKEERMRKKSEKMERRKSKDSASKNSKDNADRFFKPGQHEVRVEVHKIEEQLKQQIQGGGRGRVNHSKSQEPSPTHPVASLIVENEQLSSTWPRGRHRAHSHERFWSEGNIVKHNSLKASTSAAGSFRPPLPADWNQGSNLKNEKDILSKAFQRLNIPSKDPIFDYKKNASSNQQLQKQLMSSRQSVIDVAKQHLQTRQGPLPSISIIPPPSEHGGLWRSGGGVLPSAPQPEDDSQSYVLPSTPTYDTNENRDFVIPMGPVSTEDKPLRHSKNGGIGVKSSSKVGLRRRKSVEQGLGQGNVVLEKY; via the coding sequence ATGCATGCTTCTGCTCTTGGTCATGATGAGGTTGTCAGAACTATGATGGAGTACTCGAGGACTGGTGTTGTGTCCATTAATATAGAAGTCAAGGACAATGACGGGCACACCGCTTTGGATCACGCCACCCATAGCGGTAATTCTGGAGACAGTGTTCGCGagttgttacagaactatagtGAAGATATTGGTGCCGTCAGATGTCCGTCGCCAACTGGTCACGGTAATGAAATAGAACTTGTAGAGATTAGATCCGTCTCTAGGCACGGACACTCACATTTTAATTCAGACTCTTTGAATAAAACAGCAATTCATCCATCACAAGATCGTAAAAAGAATGACTTGACATCAGAGATCCAGACCTGGGCGTCTGAAATTAAAGAGCAACACTTGGAGGCTGAAAGACTGTCCGCTCTGAGACCTCCATCAAGCTTGACAAAGTCTGCATCGCATGTGGACAAATCAAGACACAAACTTGGTAGTGAACGATCTCCGTCATCGCTCTCTGTTCCCGATGCCCATCACGTGCGGCCACACTCTCCGTCTAGACTCAGAAACCGGAAAGACGACCACAGCGGAGACGAAGACGATGAAGACTTAAGCCTTGAAAGTCTCTCGGACCTTTTGGGAACAGTCCGTCAGTACGCCAAAGAAATTCATGAGATCTACGCCCCGATCCAAAAAGATAAGGAGGAAAGAATGCGCAAAAAGTCTGAGAAAATGGAGAGAAGAAAAAGCAAGGACTCCGCTTCTAAGAATAGTAAAGATAATGCAGACCGTTTCTTTAAGCCAGGACAGCATGAAGTTCGCGTGGAGGTTCATAAAATCGAAGAACAATTAAAGCAACAAATTCAAGGTGGAGGTCGTGGACGGGTCAATCATTCTAAAAGCCAAGAGCCGTCTCCGACTCACCCAGTAGCCTCTTTAATTGTTGAGAACGAGCAGTTATCAAGCACTTGGCCCAGAGGGCGCCACAGAGCCCATTCGCACGAAAGATTCTGGTCTGAAGGCAACATAGTCAAACATAACTCTTTGAAAGCATCCACGTCTGCGGCAGGATCTTTCAGGCCACCGCTTCCAGCCGACTGGAACCAGGGTTCAAACCTTAAAAACGAGAAGGACATTCTAAGTAAAGCATTCCAACGTTTGAACATCCCCAGCAAAGATCCTATCTTTGACTACAAAAAGAATGCTTCATCCAACCAACAGCTACAGAAACAGCTCATGTCATCTCGCCAAAGCGTCATTGACGTGGCCAAGCAGCACCTGCAAACCCGCCAGGGACCCTTACCTAGCATTAGCATAATCCCTCCACCAAGTGAGCATGGGGGTCTCTGGCGTTCTGGAGGTGGCGTTCTGCCTTCTGCTCCCCAACCAGAAGACGACTCCCAGTCGTACGTCCTGCCATCCACGCCCACATATGATACCAACGAGAATAGGGACTTTGTCATTCCAATGGGACCTGTCTCCACAGAAGATAAACCACTTCGACACTCCAAAAACGGAGGTATAGGGGTAAAATCAAGTAGCAAGGTTGGACTTAGGAGAAGGAAATCTGTAGAGCAAGGTCTAGGTCAAGGCAACGTTGTCTTAGAGAAATATTGA